The Xylanibacillus composti genome window below encodes:
- a CDS encoding pirin family protein → MVKVYPSASRQVVDLGWLRSRPSFSFGQYFDPDNTAFSVMRVCNHDEISGGRGFGPHPHSDMEVVTIVLSGQIKHEDNLGNAVVTPAGGVQRMTAGTGIVHAEYNASETEELSLLQLWFMPRERGLAPSFESKHYDPDKLTNALLPVVSSEGSEQVAMIHQDMTIYLSRLEPGKRLGFKQAPGRSAYLYVMEGQLLVNGTGLAEGDTARITDTPALELEASGPSFLMLIDLP, encoded by the coding sequence ATGGTGAAGGTGTATCCATCGGCATCGCGCCAAGTGGTTGACTTGGGTTGGCTGCGGAGCAGGCCGAGCTTTTCATTCGGGCAGTATTTTGACCCTGACAACACGGCTTTTAGCGTGATGCGCGTATGCAATCATGATGAGATTAGCGGAGGCAGAGGCTTCGGTCCCCATCCGCACAGCGATATGGAGGTAGTGACGATCGTGCTGAGCGGGCAGATCAAGCACGAAGACAATCTGGGCAATGCGGTCGTGACGCCGGCGGGAGGCGTGCAAAGAATGACTGCCGGAACGGGGATTGTGCACGCAGAGTACAACGCTTCCGAAACCGAGGAGCTGAGTTTGCTTCAGCTGTGGTTCATGCCGCGCGAACGGGGGCTTGCGCCTTCCTTCGAATCCAAGCACTATGATCCGGACAAACTGACGAATGCTCTGCTGCCGGTCGTATCGTCGGAAGGATCGGAGCAAGTGGCGATGATTCACCAGGACATGACGATCTATTTAAGCAGGCTGGAGCCCGGCAAGCGGCTTGGCTTCAAGCAAGCGCCGGGACGCAGCGCATATCTTTACGTTATGGAGGGACAGCTGCTTGTGAACGGCACCGGGCTGGCTGAGGGAGACACGGCTCGCATAACGGACACCCCGGCGCTGGAGCTGGAAGCAAGCGGGCCGTCATTCTTAATGCTGATTGACTTGCCATAG
- a CDS encoding ABC transporter ATP-binding protein, whose protein sequence is MISFLKPYRKAAVIALLLMLVELAVELWHPLLLAHVINEGILKEDVGAIWKWGGIMVLLSLLAFASGVINSFFAAQVSQGFGFDVRKRLYERMQAYSLTAFDRFSTSSLITRVTNDVNQLQNVIFMGLRIMMRAPLLMVGGFIMALMVNVKLALVLVVVTPLLLGFLLFMMNKGFSRFRRVQGQMDRTNGVLRENLMGMRLIKAFVRSRHENERFKSENSQLMERTASALRLIETTIPALLLVMNLSILIILWQGSFQTEANIGEVVAIVNYATRMTGAFSVFSMILSTLARAKASAGRVRQVLEADASAEEQKTGAQSFPMRGRLEFDQVSFTYPDQAAPALADIQLTVEPGQTVAVMGATGAGKSTLFQLIPRLYEPDAGIIRLDGKPLSDWSLESLRKQIGYVPQESLLFTGTVADNIRWGKEEATIDDIIEAAKHAQIHETISKLPLQYDTVVGQKGVNLSGGQKQRLSIARALVRKPRIILLDDSTSALDIQTEQRLLHALKPYDCTILMITQKVSAAQKADRIVLLDDGRVAAQGTHAELMRHSPLYRQIVHSQYGEEATGTDV, encoded by the coding sequence ATGATTTCATTTCTCAAACCGTATCGCAAGGCGGCAGTCATAGCTTTGCTGCTTATGCTCGTGGAACTGGCCGTTGAGCTTTGGCACCCGTTGCTGTTGGCACATGTGATCAATGAAGGGATTTTAAAAGAAGATGTCGGGGCCATATGGAAGTGGGGCGGCATCATGGTGTTGCTTTCGCTTCTGGCTTTCGCTTCCGGCGTCATCAATTCATTTTTTGCCGCGCAGGTGAGCCAAGGATTCGGCTTCGATGTGCGGAAGCGGCTCTATGAACGAATGCAAGCCTATTCTTTGACCGCATTCGACCGCTTCTCCACCTCCAGCTTGATTACCAGAGTAACGAATGACGTCAACCAACTGCAAAATGTCATTTTCATGGGTCTGCGCATCATGATGCGCGCCCCTCTGCTGATGGTGGGCGGGTTCATCATGGCTCTGATGGTGAATGTGAAGCTGGCGCTCGTTCTTGTTGTCGTCACCCCGCTGCTGCTTGGCTTTCTCCTTTTCATGATGAATAAAGGGTTTTCCAGGTTTCGGCGTGTACAAGGACAGATGGATCGGACAAACGGCGTGCTGCGGGAAAATTTAATGGGCATGAGGCTGATCAAGGCATTCGTTCGGAGCCGTCATGAGAACGAGCGCTTCAAGTCGGAGAATAGTCAGTTGATGGAACGGACCGCTTCGGCCTTGAGACTGATCGAGACGACGATACCGGCATTGCTGCTCGTCATGAATCTGAGCATTTTGATTATCCTGTGGCAGGGCAGTTTTCAGACGGAAGCCAACATTGGCGAGGTAGTCGCCATCGTCAATTATGCGACACGCATGACAGGCGCCTTCTCTGTATTCTCCATGATCCTGTCTACATTGGCCAGGGCCAAGGCATCGGCCGGGCGGGTGCGCCAAGTGCTGGAGGCCGATGCTTCGGCGGAGGAGCAGAAGACGGGGGCCCAGTCATTCCCGATGCGCGGAAGACTGGAATTTGACCAAGTATCCTTTACTTATCCGGATCAGGCAGCGCCTGCGCTGGCGGACATTCAGCTCACCGTTGAGCCCGGTCAGACCGTTGCGGTGATGGGAGCGACCGGAGCGGGCAAATCGACCTTGTTCCAGCTTATTCCGCGGCTTTACGAGCCGGATGCGGGGATCATCCGGCTTGATGGCAAGCCCCTGTCCGACTGGTCGCTTGAATCGCTGCGCAAGCAAATCGGGTATGTGCCCCAGGAGTCGCTGCTGTTCACAGGCACTGTAGCGGACAATATACGTTGGGGCAAGGAAGAGGCGACAATCGACGACATCATCGAGGCGGCCAAGCATGCGCAAATTCACGAAACGATAAGCAAGCTGCCGCTGCAATACGACACCGTCGTCGGGCAAAAGGGCGTCAACCTGTCGGGCGGCCAGAAGCAGCGGTTGTCCATTGCTCGCGCGCTGGTTCGCAAGCCGAGGATCATCTTGCTGGATGACAGCACGAGCGCGCTTGATATCCAGACGGAACAGCGTCTGCTCCACGCGCTGAAGCCATATGACTGCACCATTCTGATGATCACGCAGAAGGTCAGCGCCGCGCAAAAGGCCGATCGCATCGTGCTGCTGGATGATGGACGAGTAGCGGCGCAGGGCACGCATGCAGAGCTGATGCGGCATTCTCCGCTGTACAGACAAATTGTGCATTCGCAGTACGGAGAGGAGGC